The genomic interval GGCGAAGTGCTTAAAGGTATGCTTCGGTGCTGTTTCGAACTCCTCCGACTCCACCGGGTCACCGCGGTTGTAGCGGATGGGAATCAGCGCTCGGAGGGGCTGCTGGAAAAAGCCGGGTTTTCCCGGGAAGGGATTTTTCGCCAGGCCGTAATAATTGCCGGAAATTCACCGATCTTCACTTTTATTCCATGCTCGAAAACGAGTACCGCGCAAAAAGAGCAGAATAATTCGATTATCCACTGGATATTTAACGAATAATTCGAAATGATTCCGCCGGCAATAATCGGCTGATTTCAATAGCGCAATTTCCCTTCTCCCCCGACCCGGACTTATTTCCCGATCCTAATTTCGACCAAAATAGCCGTTTTTAGTCTGCACGCTCTGATGGATTGACAACTTATAGTGGTACAATGCCTTGTGTGTGCAATAAGGTTTTTTTTGTTTAAGTTATGAACTCACTTAGAGCTTGATAATCAGGCCGATATTGGCTATATTTGTTTTTTTATAACCCGGAAGGAAAACAATGATCCATTCATTTATCAAACATATCCAAGGAGCGGCTCATGAATAGACGCATACAGTATGCGATTTTGGTCTGTGCCATGCTGGTTCTTACGGCGGCGGCACCTGCCACCGCGCAGAATATCGAGGCAAAGGAATACCGGCTTGATAACGGTATGCAGGTTTTAATGGTGGAGAGGCACGAATCCCCGACCATTATGGCCGCCATCATGGCGCGCGTCGGTTCGGCCAACGAAATAACCGGCATAACCGGTATCTCGCATCTGTTCGAGCATATGATGTTCAAGGGCACCGAAACGATCGGGACCAAAGATATAGTCCGTGACAGGGAAATCATGGCTCAACTCGATTCGCTCCGGGCTTTAATGCGCGTCGAACAGGGGATTATGCGCGAGGAACTCCGTCGCGGAGAAATCAGCGATATGTATGATCCTGAGGCTAAGACACCGCGTTATAAAGAAATCGAAACGGTCTTCGACAGCCTGATACTGGAACAACGTCAGTTGATTATCAAGGATCAGCTTGACGAAATCTACAGCAAAAACGGAGGATTTTTCCTGAACGCCTTTACCGCGGATGATATGACCGGGTATTTTGTGCGTCTGCCGAAAAACAAAATCGAGCTGTTTATGTGGCTGGAATCCGATCGTTTCAGCCACCCGGTTTTCCGGGAGTTTTATTCCGAGCGCGATGTGGTTCGCGAGGAACGTCGCCTTGGGATTGAATCCACACCGACCGGATTGATCGAGGAGGATTTCCGGGCCATGTTCTGGAAATCATCGTCCTATCATTGGGATGTCATCGGATGGCCGTCGGACTTGGATTGTATAACCCGGGAACAAGCTTTAAATTACTATAATACCTATTATGCCCCGAATAACCTGACCATGCTTCTGGTCGGGGATTTGAATCCGGATGAATTGATAAAAATGGTCAGGAAATATTTCGAGCGGATTCCCCGCGGAAAGAAAGAGCCGCCGGAAGTGGTGACGCTTGAAGAGAAGCAGTACGGTGAAAAAAGGATGATTGCCGAGGCCGAAACCAGTCCGCAGGTTCAAATCTGGTACCATACCGTGGCTTGGAAACACCCCGACAGCTATCCCCTGGAAGTTATGGCCGGGATCATGAGCGGTAAAACCGGTCGGCTGTATAAAAAACTGGTCGAGGAAAAGGGATTGGCCAAAAGCTCCGGCGGCGGCGGTCCCCGGATGATGCCGGGGGGCGGTCTGGCGGTCGATGCCGGTCAGGATTCCAAAAAATATGCCGGGGCTTTCCAGATCAGCACTGAGGGTATTTCGGGAGCCAAGGCCGAGCAGCTCGAAGAAGCTATTTACGAGGTGATCGAGGATTTGAAGAAGAATCCGGTTCCCGAGGATGAATTACAGAAAGTGAAAAACCAGCTTCGGGTTCAAAAAATCCGGTTTATGGATATCATGTCCGGGATCGGCATCCTGTTTTTCCTTGGCCAGAATGCCGCCATGGGAGACTGGACCGAGGCCAATAATAATCCAAAGAAATGCGATCTGGTAACGGCTGGAGATGTCCTGCGCGTGGCGGAAAAATATTTCACCCGGGACCAGCGTAATGTTCTGATTATCAACAGCAAGACTGAAAGCGGATCGGAGGAAGGCGGCGAGGATCCTCAATTTACGCAGATGGTGCAGATGATTAAATCTATCAACGACCCGGCCCGACTGGAGCAGGTTATGGGTATGGTGTCATCGCGACTCGACCAGGTTGAAGACCCCGATGAAAAGGCAAGTGTGGAAAAATTATTGAAAATCGCCGGGGAACACCTCAAGGAACTTAAAGCCGCCGAGGAGAAATAAGGCATTAGCCGGAGGAAATATGAACATGATCAAATTATTCATCATACCGTTTGGCCGGCCCGCGGCGCTGGCGATGCTTTTAACGATAGCCGCCCTGTTAATCGCCGGATCATCGAGTCAGGCCGGGGATATTGTCGATCATCCCGACAAACTCAAATTCAAGGAATTAAATTATCAGCCGCCGAAACCGGCCGATTATCGGCATCAACTGAAATGCGGCGCGGTCGCCTATGCCGCGGAGAATCCCGAAGTTCCGACATTCGACCTGACCATCATGGTTCGGACCGGATCGATTTATGAACCGGTGGAGAAGGCCGGATTGGCCGACATGACCGGTTATCTGATGCGCAACGGGGGCGTCAGGGGAATGACCGCCAAAGAGATCGACGAGCGGCTGGCTTATCTGGCGGGCGAAATAAATATCAACATCGATGATACCCGGGGAATAATCAGTCTTTTCTGCCTGTCGAAAGATATGGATGAAGGTCTGGCTCTGTTGAACAAAATTCTTAACGCGCCGGTTTTCGATCAGGCCGCACTTGACCGGTACCGGGCGGATTTACTCTCGGATCTGGAGCAGCGTAATGCCTCGACCGCATCGATCGAATCGCGCGAGTGGAGTTTCCTGATGTACGGCAATCATCCCTGTACCACTCCTTTCCGGCGCACGGAGCAATCGCTCAATTCAATCACCCGTGAGGATCTGATTGCCTTTTACAGGAAATATTTCTTCCCGAAAAACTTTATTTTTGCCGTTTCGGGCGATTTTAAAGCCGAGGATATTTTAACCAAACTCGATAATATGTTCGGCGGCTGGCCGGACCAAAAACTCGATCTTCCGGTTATTTCCGATCAAATTCCCGATCCAAAACCGGGGGTCTATATGATCCGGAAAGATGATATCAACCAATCGCGTATTCGGATAGGGCATCTTGGTGTCAAACGGGATATCCCGGATCAATACGCCTTGATGGTGATGAATGATATTCTCGGCGGCGGCGGCTTCACCTCCCGCATCACCCGCCGGGTTCGATCCGATGAGGGTCTGGCTTATAACACCGGCAGCGCCTTCGATTTTCCGGTCCTTTATCCCGGAACATTCCGGGCCTGGTTCCAGACCAAACATGAAACAGCCGCCTTCGGAACCGGACTTATCGTGAGCGAAATCAGGCGTATTCGTGCCGAAAAATGCGAACCGGAAATAGTCGAAAATTCCAAGGCCGGATTTATCAGCAATATTGTCAATCCCTTCGGTACCAAAAGAGATATCGTCAGGACCTTTGCCGATGATGATTATACCGATCGCCCGGATGATTACTGGCAGAATTATACCAAAAATATGGAAGCGGTAACGGCCGATGATGTTCTGGCCGCGGCGCAAAAATACTTACATCCGGAGAAACTGGTTTTTCTGGTGGTCGGTGATCCGGACGCGGTTGAGAAGGGATCGGATAAACATGTCGAGAAATTTTCCGATTTCGGCGAGATTGCCATCATCCCCCTGCGCGATCCCATGACTCTGGAGATAAAATAATATCCAATCTGTCACAGGCATTAAAAAGGCCCCGTAATTACGGGGCCCTTTTTAATGCTAAATGGCCGCTTTGACAACTGATTACATATCCATCTCGCCGGTATAGCTGTCAGTATGCTTGGGATCCACTCTCAGGCGATAAACGGCGGCCCAGGCTTTCATACCATCTTCAGCATAAGGAGCGGCATCCTCGGCGTAAATCAGATTGGCATCCTCAACTCCATCGAGCCAGTAATAAGTCCAGGCGCCGTGACCGAGGGTTGGGGCATCGTAAGAGTACTTACGATTTGAAGCGGTAGCCATGAAAGTCCCATTGACCACATCGGAATGAAAATCGCCGATCACACAGGCATCGAGTGTCGCCAGCTTTTTGGTGCAATCAATGGCATTAAAATACGACATCACGTATCCATGAGTCACATAGTACAGATCGGCCGAGATAATGGCCGATCCGGCTGTGGATCTGGCACCGTGCCCGGAATAACAGAAAGCCGCTTCATCACCCGGATCGGTGTTGTCGATCAGCCACTGCAAACCGGCAGTGATATTAGCCGCGGTGGCGTTCAAATCGAGATCCATCCGACAGGTGAAGCCTTCCGATTGCAGCCATGATTTCATGGCCTGGGCATCATCATCGCAATACTGGAGATCATTGGCCGTCCCCTCATAATTGGATATTCCGACAATATAGGCATACTTATGAGCCGGGTTCGGATTGGGATCTCCGGAAGTTGTGTCAGGCGGCGGTTGCGGCGGCGGTTTTTTCTCCATTACAGCCGTCGGAACATTTTTTAAATCGACGGTGAAATTCGCGATCACCTCAGGCGGACGGGTCTCAATAAATTGAGGCCTTTCAACCAGGGCAATCGAATGATCGACGCCGACATTGGAGGTCGGCTGAGTGGGGGGCGTACTGCTGCATCCAAAGACCAGCAGCAACGCCATGATGGCCAGAATCAGCCCAATGAATTGTTTCATGTGATCCTCCCACGGTGAAGGTTAGTATTGTTAACTCCCAGCTTAATATAAATATTTTAAATTAAAAAAACAAAAAATCTATAATACCGATCCTATTTATTTTAATTATGAGAAGCGATAGACTCCCGGCATACTGAGACTATATTCTATGATCATTCCCGGCGGAATTACTCATTAATTTAATCGGATTGCGCCGGAAATGTGCGCCTACGAATAAACGCATACATATAAATGGCCGGTCAATATATAAACGGGATAAGACGCCATGTTTTCCTGATGTATGACTGCCATTCGTCTCCGAATTGCTGAGACATCAGCTTTTCCTCATCATGAATACGCCATAAAAGAACCAAAGCGGTTGCCGCCGCCAGAATAAGCGCCAGCCAGGAGCGGAAAACAAGAGAAATGCCGGTGATAAATATAATTATGCTTGAGTACCTCGGATGACGAAGATATTTGTAAGGGCCATCGGTTAACAGCCGGTGCCCCTCGATAATCGATACCTGGATATTAAACTGCTTTCCCAGAGCCATCTCCGCCCAGTGCATTCCGATAATCCCCAGGAGATACAATACCAATCCGAAATAACGGATTATTTCATGGTCACCAAACACGGCCAGGTCACGTCGGTCGCCATAGGGCGCAACGATAACAAGGGAAAGATTGATAATCTGAAGCAGAAGAACTGCCAATTTCTGGCGGCGAATCATCTTCACACCTTTACTACGATCATGCCCGACCTCGGGAATCCTGATAGCAATAATGGCATTCATCAGAAAGACCAAAACCAGGTATGTCAGACGGGCCGGTTGGCCTATAAAACCGCGGAAATCATCGATACCCCAGCCCAGAAGAGGCAATCCGATAAAGATAGCCATCCCGATTAAGATGGTGGCGATAACCCGCAAAACAGACGACAATTCTTTCCTCCATCACCGATGGGTAAATAATCCGACTCCGCATCTATCGTCCGGGTATTATTATCTAATCCGGCCAAAAATCAATATCAAAAATAATATTTGGGGAAAATAATAAATTCACGGAGGGATATGAAGGGCCGCGTCTGGATATCGCTGTTTTATCCGATAACCCGCGCAGGTAATCATAATTACTTGACTTTTACCGATATTGGCTTATATTTAAAGCTGTACTAACCGCAATAACTGCAGAAGAGAGAGAAAAATGCACACCCACAGGCTTCCCGCCCAAAAGACCGTTATTTTTATTCTTTTGTTTTTTTCAGCGATTATTTCGCCGGCTCTATCCCTGGATCAGACCGTTGGATTGCTTACCTGCGATTCCGCTTCTTTTTTGGGATATACGCTTTTCACTCCCATTTCTTCATCCAGTACCTATTTGATCGATAATTACGGACGGCTGGTCCATGAATGGCATAACGATCATACCCCCGGGCTATCCTGTTATCTTCTTGAAAATGGCAACCTTCTTCGGACCATGCATCTCATCGGAACCGGCGGGGCCGGAGGCGGATTCCAGATGATTGATTGGGACGGAAATATTTTATGGGAATATGAATATTACGGTGATGACCATCTTCAGCATCACGATGTCGAATATCTTCCTAATGGCAATGTCCTGGTTCTGGCCTGGGAAAAAAAGACTTTCGAGGAAGCTGTCAATGCCGGGAGAAATCCTGCCTTACTTGCCAATGACACGCTATTGCCGGAACATGTCGTAGAAATTCAGCATACCGGCGTAAATTCCGGCAATATTGTCTGGGAGTGGCATCTCTGGGATCATCTCGTTCAGGATTTCGATTCCACCAAAGATAATTTCGGGGTGGTCGCCAATCATCCCGAACTGGTTGACATAAACTACATTCTGGCCAATCGAGCCGATTGGATTCATGCCAATTCGGTGCAGTATAATGCCGATCTGGATCAGATCATTATAAATAGCAGAAGCTTCGATGAATTCTGGATAATAGATCATGGTACCACCACTGCCGAAGCCGCCGGTCACACGGGCGGCAATCGGGGACGGGGAGGCGATATTCTCTATCGCTGGGGAAATCCGGCAACATATCGGGCCGGTAATATCAACGATAAGCGGTTATTCAAGCAACATGACGCCCACTGGATCGCGCCCGGTCTTCCGGGCGAAGGCCATATTATGATTTTCAATAACGGTACCGGACGACTCGACGGTAACTATTCCACAGTGGATGAAATTATCACTCCGGTTGATGAAAGCGGCAATTACACCCTTCCCGATCCCGGGGAATATTTCGGTCCCGATAGCGCTGTCTGGAAATACAAGGCCGGCCCGCCATCCAGTTTTCTGGCCCGGAGGATTTCAGGTTCCCAACGTTTTGCCAATGGCAACACCCTTATTTGTTCCGGAGTCCAGGGCCGCTTTTTTGAGGTCACCCCGGACGGTGATATTGTCTGGGAATATATTAACCCGGTTACGGCCAATGGAATCGCCACCCAGGGTGATTTGCTTCAACAGGAAATCAATGATGTTTTCCGGTGTTACCGCTACGCTCCTGATTTCCCCGGATTGGCCGGCCACGATCTTACGCCGGGAGCTCCGATCGAGATTTATCCCTTAAGCCTGTATGGAACCAATCATATCCCGGAAAACCCCGAACGACTCGATCCGGTCACCTTCTCTGCCATGATAACCTGCGAAATCGCAATTGCTCAGGTGGAATTATATATTGATACCGGGGATGGTTTTCATGCTTTTACTATGACCACAACCGGCGGCTTTCCCAACGATTCGGTTTATACCGCTACCGTCCCCCCCCTTCCCGCCGGAATCGATATTGCCTACTATGTTACGGCGGTCAATGATACCGGCGGCACTGCTTCCGATCCGGTCATCGCTCCCCTTACTACCTATCATTTTACGGTGGCCTTTATCTGCGGTGACCCCAACAACAGCGGCTCGGTTAATATACTGGATGTTACCTGTCTGATCAATTATCTGTACAGAGACGGTTCCTCTCCCGTTCCGGAGGAATCCGGAGATGTCAACAACTCCGGAGGAGTTAATATTCTGGACGCCACCTATCTGATAAATTATATCTATCGGAGCGGTCCGGATCCGGTCTGCCCGTAAAACCTGATTTGTCAGAACGGTTATGTTTTTTCTGTGACGAATATCATCTCGGGCGAATGACCGCTCAATGGTGAGCGATCGAAATCACCGAAGACTTCGAGAATTTTAAATCCTGCCCTGGCCAGCAAATGCTCCATCTCATAACGGAAAAAATATCGAAATGGAAAGGCCTGCACTATCCGGGAGGTTTCCCCCTTGGAATCGGTGAGATAATAAATCAGTTCGACTTCATTGACCTGTTCTTCAGGATGAAAAGCGGCTACTCGGTGATTTCGTCGAAGACGACGGCCATCGGGCAGATCGATATCGGAGAAATCTTCCATTTCATTCATGAAAGCCGGATTATTGATCCTCTTCAGGTCCGTCTGGAAAACATCGAACACCAGACGATCGTCTCCGTTCAAATGACGGTTGATATTTTTCAGACAGGCCAGTTGCTCCTCGACCGTAACCAGATGCTGAAAAACCCGGAACGGCATGATGGCCAGATCGAATTTCCGGTCAAGATCGATTGAGATGATATTTCCCTGAATTAACCGAATTCTGTTTTTTATTTCATCTGGGCATTTTTCAAGTTTCTCCCGGCACCTGCTCAGCATGAACTCCGACAGATCAACACCGGTTATTTGACATCCGGCTTCAGCCACCGGAATTAAAATCCGTCCGGTTCCGGACCCAAGTTCAATTATATCACCGCCGGATTCCATACAGCAACGAACAAAAAAATCAATATCCGGGCGGCTTCTGTATCCCGGTACATAGTCATAGAGCTCGGCCAGAATCGGTTGATCTTCGTAACTCCCATATCGACTCATAATAGTACCTTTCAATCCGGCAAACCCTGATCACCTGTTAACCGTAACATTGCGATTCTCCAGTTTCGGAATACTATCACTTCGCTTTCCTACGTCCGGGCGATACTGTTTTTGCGGGCGCGAACCGAAATCTCCTCAATCGCGGTAATCGCTTGGTCGATATGCTCCTCGGTGTTAAACGGCCCCACCGCAAACCGGACACCGCCGTGAATATCGACAATCCCGAGCTGCTGATGGACCAGCGGGGCACAGTGCAGGCCGGTTCGGGTGGCAATATTGAAATCGACATCGAGCATAATCCCGACATCACCGGCCTCCATCCCCTCGATGTTTATGGTTACTGTGGCCAGGTGGTTATCCAGGCTGTTACAGCAGTAAGCAATCACGCCCCCGATATTTTTGAATCCGGTCACCAGTTTTGTAACCAGCCGCATCTCTTTTTCATAGATTTTCCCGACACCGCCCTGCTCCTCGATCCATTCCTGGCCCGCCCAGAGCGAGGCGATTCCCATCACGTTGGGCGTCCCGTATTCCATCCGGAAAGGATACTCATCGAGATGATACGGATAGGCCGAACGCACCCCGGTCCCGCCGGATCGAGTATGCCTGATATCGACACGTTTGCGGACACATAACCCGCCGATCCCGGTCGAGCCCATGAGCGATTTATGCCCGGTGAACGCCAGCACATCGATATTCATCGCCGTCATATCGATCGGTACCATCCCCCCCGTCTGCGAAACATCGGCTCCGAACAACACCCCCATCTCCCGGCATACTTTCCCGATTTCCTTCATCGGTTGGATGGTCCCGATAACATTGGAACCATGATTGACCATAACCAGCCGGGTGTTGCGCCTGATGGCTTTCCGGATGTCCTCGGGATCGACAAAACCGTCTTTATCGAAGGGGACATAGGTCGCCTCCACTCCCCGGTCGCGGACCAGGTGATTGATCGGACGGATAACCGAATTGTGTTCCAGGTTGGTGGTGACAACATGATCTCCGGGACCCAGCAAACCCTGGATAATCAAATTAAGAGCATCGGTGGCATTATAGGAAAAACAGAGTCGTTCCGGGGCATCCTCATCACCGCCGAAAAATTTGGTCAGACGCTTGCGGAGATTTTCGACCACATTACCGGCCTCGATCGCTTTGTCGAAGCCGGAACGACCGGGATTGACCCCGCACTGCCGGTAAAAATCAACCATGAATTTATATACTTTATCCGGTTTTGGCCATGAGGTGGCGGCGTTATCCAGGTAAATTAGTTCGGAATCAAGGCTGTCCATGTTATCACCATATTTGAAATTCGCAAAATAAAAAAGGACACAGCCGTCGGCGTGTCCCGATGTCTAAATTATAAGCCCCTTAGAACAACAGATACAAAAAAGCAGTTTCATCAATTACCCTTTGTCCCGGCACGGTCGATATCCCCATAGCTTTCGGCCGGGAACAATTCTGTCTCATCTTCCGGCTTATAAGATAAGCAAAAAGCCGGTTTTGTCAATGCGGTAAACGTGGATAACAGCGACCGATGTGACAACGGTCAATTGATCAGGATGACGGGCAGATGGAGAAGCGCCCAGAGGCCGTAACGCCAGGCTGTTTCACCCCTGATTTCCCGGGCCAGATAACCAAAATAGATTCCTTTCATGATGGTGTTACTCATCATGGAAACGATAATGGCTTTCAGGAGAAGCGCCTGGAAGGCGGCGGCGTTGTTGACCAGGGAAAGAATAAAGGGGTCGATATCGGTGACACCGGTGATACCGGCCAAAACCAGCAGGCCCGCGGCTCCATAGAACCGACGAATAAGCATGGTTACAACGGTCAGAAAAACGAAAAGCGAGGCGAAAATAAGGGCCGGTTTGATTTCGAAGGGGTTGGGGGGGCTTTTCACGATCGGCTTCTGGCCGAAACTGACCGGTTTTTTGATAAACAGGGCCAATGCCACGCCCACAGCCGCCAGAATAACCAGTTTAAGCCAGATATGAGTAACGAATTCCGGCTTGATAATCCAGATCAAGACCAGAATCCGAAGATACATCACACTCCCGGCCAGGATCGAGGCTTGGAGAGCATCGCCGCTCTGTTCCGGGGTTTTTCGGGCTATCCGCCCGGCGGTGATAGTGATAACGGTACTGGAGACAATCCCTCCCAGGATACCGGAAAGTTTTAACCCGATCCGGTCGCCGAATTTCTTGGACAGGAAATAACCGGCAAATCCAAGTGAGGAAACCAGAACCACGATCTGCCAGATATGGCGGGGATTGAGGTTGAACTGGGTGTATTCCTGGTTGGGCAGTACCGGCAGAATGATCAGGGTCACGATCAAAAATTTGACCACCGCCAGAAATTCAGCCTTATCCAGACTTTCGACATAATCCTCGATCTGGGCTTTTTCGGAAAGCAGGAAGGTGGCGATAATCCCGAGGGCCATCGGCACCCAGATATCGGCCAGAAGGCAGAGCGCGCCGATGATAAAAGTCAGGATGGCGGCCACCTCGCTGGTCCAACCGACATGACCCTGGCGAAGTTTGGCCAGGTAACCGACCAGGGCCAGCGATGTCATGGCGATCAGGCCGACCGGCAACATCCACTCCGCCCCGATATTATACAGCCAGGCGCAACCGAATCCGAAAACACCGATCAGGGAATAAGTCCGGACCCCGGCAAAGACCCGGCCTTTGGAAATCATCCCGGATCTTTCCCGCTCCAGACCGATCAGAAAAGACAGACCGAGAGCAATAAAAAATCGCAGTTCAAATGGGACGGTCAGATTATCCATAAAATATTACCGTAATCATATAATATTATATTTCGGCCGATGTCCACAATATTATACCGGTCGGCCAAATCAGTTTTCCCGGGAAGACCGGGTTGAATTTTAACACGCCGGTGTTAACGAATCATTTTCATCGGTTGCATTATGTTCCCGACCCCGTATATTCAGTCTGAAATGAATTATCGCAAACGGCTCAGGAAAACCGGCCGGTTGGGACCCTTGCGCGGGGTGGCTCTCCCCCGCCGAAAAAAGTTCGAGCCGGTGATGGAGGCCGGGACCGGGGTAAAAGTGCGGTCCGGTTATGAGAAAAAATGTGTCGAATATTTCGAAAAGAATCATATCCGTTTCAGTTATGAACCGTTGATTTTGCTTGAGGGGCGGCAGTACCGTCCCGATTTTTTCCTGCCCGATCTGAACCTGTTTGTCGAGATTTGCGGTTACCGCCATATGCCGCACTATCGCGACCGGATGGAATTCAAACGCCGGTTATATGAGAAACACAACCTGCGGGCGGTTTTCATAAGCTACAGCGGCCGGGGCAGTCTCGAGAAACTTCTTGAAACGGCACTGAGAGATTTCAATCAAACCGCCTGATATCCCGGCAGTTTTCATAAACTACAGTCCTTTTAGGTCGAAATCCCCTGCGGTTTCGACAATAATACTGCTACCTCACCCTTAATCCGTCCTCACCCCCGTTTTATATGA from Candidatus Zixiibacteriota bacterium carries:
- a CDS encoding insulinase family protein, coding for MNRRIQYAILVCAMLVLTAAAPATAQNIEAKEYRLDNGMQVLMVERHESPTIMAAIMARVGSANEITGITGISHLFEHMMFKGTETIGTKDIVRDREIMAQLDSLRALMRVEQGIMREELRRGEISDMYDPEAKTPRYKEIETVFDSLILEQRQLIIKDQLDEIYSKNGGFFLNAFTADDMTGYFVRLPKNKIELFMWLESDRFSHPVFREFYSERDVVREERRLGIESTPTGLIEEDFRAMFWKSSSYHWDVIGWPSDLDCITREQALNYYNTYYAPNNLTMLLVGDLNPDELIKMVRKYFERIPRGKKEPPEVVTLEEKQYGEKRMIAEAETSPQVQIWYHTVAWKHPDSYPLEVMAGIMSGKTGRLYKKLVEEKGLAKSSGGGGPRMMPGGGLAVDAGQDSKKYAGAFQISTEGISGAKAEQLEEAIYEVIEDLKKNPVPEDELQKVKNQLRVQKIRFMDIMSGIGILFFLGQNAAMGDWTEANNNPKKCDLVTAGDVLRVAEKYFTRDQRNVLIINSKTESGSEEGGEDPQFTQMVQMIKSINDPARLEQVMGMVSSRLDQVEDPDEKASVEKLLKIAGEHLKELKAAEEK
- a CDS encoding insulinase family protein produces the protein MNMIKLFIIPFGRPAALAMLLTIAALLIAGSSSQAGDIVDHPDKLKFKELNYQPPKPADYRHQLKCGAVAYAAENPEVPTFDLTIMVRTGSIYEPVEKAGLADMTGYLMRNGGVRGMTAKEIDERLAYLAGEININIDDTRGIISLFCLSKDMDEGLALLNKILNAPVFDQAALDRYRADLLSDLEQRNASTASIESREWSFLMYGNHPCTTPFRRTEQSLNSITREDLIAFYRKYFFPKNFIFAVSGDFKAEDILTKLDNMFGGWPDQKLDLPVISDQIPDPKPGVYMIRKDDINQSRIRIGHLGVKRDIPDQYALMVMNDILGGGGFTSRITRRVRSDEGLAYNTGSAFDFPVLYPGTFRAWFQTKHETAAFGTGLIVSEIRRIRAEKCEPEIVENSKAGFISNIVNPFGTKRDIVRTFADDDYTDRPDDYWQNYTKNMEAVTADDVLAAAQKYLHPEKLVFLVVGDPDAVEKGSDKHVEKFSDFGEIAIIPLRDPMTLEIK
- a CDS encoding caspase family protein, producing MKQFIGLILAIMALLLVFGCSSTPPTQPTSNVGVDHSIALVERPQFIETRPPEVIANFTVDLKNVPTAVMEKKPPPQPPPDTTSGDPNPNPAHKYAYIVGISNYEGTANDLQYCDDDAQAMKSWLQSEGFTCRMDLDLNATAANITAGLQWLIDNTDPGDEAAFCYSGHGARSTAGSAIISADLYYVTHGYVMSYFNAIDCTKKLATLDACVIGDFHSDVVNGTFMATASNRKYSYDAPTLGHGAWTYYWLDGVEDANLIYAEDAAPYAEDGMKAWAAVYRLRVDPKHTDSYTGEMDM
- a CDS encoding isoprenylcysteine carboxylmethyltransferase family protein; translated protein: MSSVLRVIATILIGMAIFIGLPLLGWGIDDFRGFIGQPARLTYLVLVFLMNAIIAIRIPEVGHDRSKGVKMIRRQKLAVLLLQIINLSLVIVAPYGDRRDLAVFGDHEIIRYFGLVLYLLGIIGMHWAEMALGKQFNIQVSIIEGHRLLTDGPYKYLRHPRYSSIIIFITGISLVFRSWLALILAAATALVLLWRIHDEEKLMSQQFGDEWQSYIRKTWRLIPFIY
- a CDS encoding aryl-sulfate sulfotransferase, whose amino-acid sequence is MHTHRLPAQKTVIFILLFFSAIISPALSLDQTVGLLTCDSASFLGYTLFTPISSSSTYLIDNYGRLVHEWHNDHTPGLSCYLLENGNLLRTMHLIGTGGAGGGFQMIDWDGNILWEYEYYGDDHLQHHDVEYLPNGNVLVLAWEKKTFEEAVNAGRNPALLANDTLLPEHVVEIQHTGVNSGNIVWEWHLWDHLVQDFDSTKDNFGVVANHPELVDINYILANRADWIHANSVQYNADLDQIIINSRSFDEFWIIDHGTTTAEAAGHTGGNRGRGGDILYRWGNPATYRAGNINDKRLFKQHDAHWIAPGLPGEGHIMIFNNGTGRLDGNYSTVDEIITPVDESGNYTLPDPGEYFGPDSAVWKYKAGPPSSFLARRISGSQRFANGNTLICSGVQGRFFEVTPDGDIVWEYINPVTANGIATQGDLLQQEINDVFRCYRYAPDFPGLAGHDLTPGAPIEIYPLSLYGTNHIPENPERLDPVTFSAMITCEIAIAQVELYIDTGDGFHAFTMTTTGGFPNDSVYTATVPPLPAGIDIAYYVTAVNDTGGTASDPVIAPLTTYHFTVAFICGDPNNSGSVNILDVTCLINYLYRDGSSPVPEESGDVNNSGGVNILDATYLINYIYRSGPDPVCP
- a CDS encoding class I SAM-dependent methyltransferase, which produces MSRYGSYEDQPILAELYDYVPGYRSRPDIDFFVRCCMESGGDIIELGSGTGRILIPVAEAGCQITGVDLSEFMLSRCREKLEKCPDEIKNRIRLIQGNIISIDLDRKFDLAIMPFRVFQHLVTVEEQLACLKNINRHLNGDDRLVFDVFQTDLKRINNPAFMNEMEDFSDIDLPDGRRLRRNHRVAAFHPEEQVNEVELIYYLTDSKGETSRIVQAFPFRYFFRYEMEHLLARAGFKILEVFGDFDRSPLSGHSPEMIFVTEKT
- a CDS encoding aminotransferase class V-fold PLP-dependent enzyme, whose amino-acid sequence is MDSLDSELIYLDNAATSWPKPDKVYKFMVDFYRQCGVNPGRSGFDKAIEAGNVVENLRKRLTKFFGGDEDAPERLCFSYNATDALNLIIQGLLGPGDHVVTTNLEHNSVIRPINHLVRDRGVEATYVPFDKDGFVDPEDIRKAIRRNTRLVMVNHGSNVIGTIQPMKEIGKVCREMGVLFGADVSQTGGMVPIDMTAMNIDVLAFTGHKSLMGSTGIGGLCVRKRVDIRHTRSGGTGVRSAYPYHLDEYPFRMEYGTPNVMGIASLWAGQEWIEEQGGVGKIYEKEMRLVTKLVTGFKNIGGVIAYCCNSLDNHLATVTINIEGMEAGDVGIMLDVDFNIATRTGLHCAPLVHQQLGIVDIHGGVRFAVGPFNTEEHIDQAITAIEEISVRARKNSIART